In a single window of the Eriocheir sinensis breed Jianghai 21 chromosome 61, ASM2467909v1, whole genome shotgun sequence genome:
- the LOC126986384 gene encoding ATP synthase subunit beta, mitochondrial-like isoform X47, which yields MYRVTGVIQSQGRVVVAAWRGGAGAVRVVPSAAPRAVHTSAPARDKKGSKVPPLRDATGRPVATPEVKRAAAKVAGWKDTWDVPKASQKSQAGTQQGGSLRDIIQAHPEVLRPSSKQASSSSDSDAPTPRRPTRGASPTKAAAGKAKAAKKGISEVAAVKESVVNARNSKNGVAKKTPTAAAASGEAAKEAAPKPEAAKEAAPKPEAAKEAASKPEATAVKVAVPEATAVKEAVPEATAVKEAVPEATAVKEAVPEATAVKEAVPEATAVKEAVPEATAVKEAVPEATAMKEAVPEAVTVKEAVPEATAMKEAVPEVTAVKEATTAAAVEPPGVPGVEATVEEAAVAEDTAGPSLAAAAAGAVAADVPLSTLSEQGTVGGGRVVAVIGAVVDVAFEGTLPPILSALEVTNRHPRLVLEVAQHLGGNTVRTIAMDGTEGLVRGQEVRDSGGPISIPVGAATLGRIINVIGEPIDERGPILAASRAAIHAEAPEFSEMSVEQEILVTGIKVVDMLAPYSKGGKIGLFGGAGVGKTVLIMELINNVAKAHGGYSVFAGVGERTREGNDLYHEMIESGVISLTDDTSKVALVYGQMNEPPGARARVALTGLTVAEYFRDQEGQDVLFFVDNIFRFTQAGSEVSALLGRIPSAVGYQPTLATDMGSMQERITTTTKGSITSVQAIYVPADDLTDPAPATTFAHLDATTVLSRGIAELGIYPAVDPLDSTSRIMDPNIIGPRHYSTARGVQKILQDYKSLQDIIAILGMDELSEEDKLTVSRARKVQRFMSQPFQVAEVFTGYEGKFVSLEETIRSFEEILAGKHDNLPEAAFYMVGGIEEAETKAQQLTATQ from the exons AGTCAGGGgcgcgtggtggtggcggcgtggcgTGGGGGCGCCGGGGCGGTGCGGGTGGTGCCCTCGGCGGCCCCTCGCGCCGTGCACACGTCGGCCCCGGCGCGGGACAAGAAGGGCAGCAAGGTCCCGCCACTCCGCGATGCCACGGGACGCCCTGTGGCTACCCCTGAGGTGAAGCGCGCAGCGGCCAAAGTGGCGGGCTGGAAGGATACGTGGGACGTCCCCAAGGCGAGCCAGAAGAGCCAGGCTGGCACGCAGCAGGGTGGCTCGCTGCGGGATATCATTCAGGCCCATCCCGAGGTGCTCCGGCCCAGCAGTAAACAAGCTAGCAGCTCCTCTGACAGCGACGCCCCGACACCGCGCCGGCCTACGAGGGGCGCCTCCCCCACCAAGGCGGCTGCCGGCAAGGCAAAGGCTGCTAAAAAGGGAATCTCGGAGGTTGCAGCCGTGAAGGAATCCGTCGTCAATGCGAGGAACTCCAAAAATGGTGTCGCGAAGAAAACCCCGACGGCCGCCGCAGCAAGCGGTGAG GCCGCGAAGGAGGCCGCGCCAAAGCCTGAGGCCGCGAAGGAGGCCGCGCCAAAGCCTGAG GCCGCGAAGGAGGCCGCGTCAAAGCCTGAG GCCACAGCCGTGAAAGTGGCTGTGCCTGAGGCCACAGCCGTGAAGGAGGCTGTGCCTGAGGCCACAGCCGTGAAGGAGGCTGTGCCGGAGGCCACAGCCGTGAAGGAGGCTGTGCCGGAGGCCACAGCCGTGAAGGAGGCTGTGCCGGAGGCCACAGCTGTGAAGGAGGCTGTGCCGGAGGCCACAGCCGTGAAGGAGGCTGTGCCGGAGGCCACAGCCATGAAGGAGGCTGTGCCGGAG GCCGTAACCGTGAAGGAGGCTGTGCCGGAGGCCACAGCCATGAAGGAGGCTGTGCCGGAGGTCACAGCCGTGAAAGAGGCCACCACAGCAGCAGCCGTCGAGCCCCCGGGTGTCCCTGGAGTTGAGGCGACAGTCGAGGAGGCAGCCGTAGCTGAGGACACTGCAGGACCTTCTTTGGCGGcagctgctgctggtgctgtcgCCGCTGACGTCCCGCTTTCCACGCTTTCAGAGCAAG gCACCGTGGGTGGAGGCCGCGTGGTGGCTGTCATCGGCGCAGTGGTGGACGTGGCCTTCGAAGGGACGCTGCCGCCTATCCTCAGCGCCCTCGAGGTCACCAACAGACACCCGAGGCTCGTGCTGGAGGTGGCCCAACATCTCGGCGGCAACACTGTACGAACTATCGCCATGGACGGGACGGAGGGACTGGTGAGAGGTCAGGAGGTGAGGGACTCCGGGGGGCCCATCTCCATCCCCGTGGGCGCCGCTACCCTGGGGCGCATCATCAATGTGATAG GGGAGCCCATCGACGAGCGCGGGCCCATCCTCGCTGCCAGCCGTGCGGCCATCCACGCCGAGGCACCGGAGTTCTCGGAGATGAGCGTGGAGCAGGAGATTCTGGTGACGGGCATCAAGGTGGTGGACATGCTGGCGCCGTACTCCAAGGGCGGCAAGATTG GCCTCTTCGGCGGGGCGGGGGTCGGCAAGACGGTTCTCATTATGGAGCTGATCAACAATGTGGCCAAGGCTCACGGCGGCTACTCGGTCTTCGCGGGCGTCGGGGAGCGGACCAGGGAGGGGAACGACCTTTACCACGAGATGATAGAGTCTGGGGTCATCTCCCTCACGGATGACACTTCCAAG gtggcgcTGGTGTACGGGCAGATGAACGAGCCGCCGGGTGCCAGGGCGAGAGTGGCACTGACGGGGCTGACGGTGGCGGAGTACTTCAGGGACCAGGAGGGACAGGACGTGCTATTCTTCGTGGACAACATCTTCAG GTTCACCCAGGCTGGCTCGGAGGTGTCTGCCCTGCTTGGTCGCATCCCCTCAGCTGTAGGTTACCAGCCCACCCTGGCCACCGACATGGGGAGTATGCAGGAgaggatcaccaccaccaccaagggctCCATTACTTCcgtgcag GCCATCTATGTGCCAGCCGATGACCTGACAGACcccgcccccgccaccacctTCGCCCATCTCGACGCTACCACCGTGCTCTCCCGGGGCATCGCTGAGCTGGGCATCTACCCCGCCGTGGACCCCCTGGACTCCACCTCCCGCATCATGGACCCCAATATCATAGGACCCCGCCACTACTCCACGGCGAGAGGAGTCCAGAAGATATTGCAG GACTACAAATCCCTGCAGGACATCATTGCCATCCTGGGTATGGACGAACTCTCCGAGGAGGACAAACTCACAGTGTCACGGGCCCGCAAGGTGCAGCGCTTCATGTCCCAGCCCTTCCAGGTGGCCGAGGTCTTCACGGGCTACGAGGGGAAATTTGTCAGCCTGGAGGAGACCATTAGG aGCTTCGAGGAGATCCTGGCGGGGAAGCATGACAACCTACCCGAGGCGGCCTTCTACATGGTGGGCGGCATCGAGGAGGCGGAGACGAAGGCACAGCAGCTGACGGCgactcagtga
- the LOC126986384 gene encoding ATP synthase subunit beta, mitochondrial-like isoform X25, with translation MYRVTGVIQSQGRVVVAAWRGGAGAVRVVPSAAPRAVHTSAPARDKKGSKVPPLRDATGRPVATPEVKRAAAKVAGWKDTWDVPKASQKSQAGTQQGGSLRDIIQAHPEVLRPSSKQASSSSDSDAPTPRRPTRGASPTKAAAGKAKAAKKGISEVAAVKESVVNARNSKNGVAKKTPTAAAASGEAAVKEAAPKTEAAKEAAPKPEAAKEAAPKPEAAKEAAPKPEAAKEAAPKPEAAKEAAPKPEATAVKVAVPEATAVKEAVPEATAVKEAVPEATAVKEAVPEATAVKEAVPEATAVKEAVPEATAVKEAVPEATAMKEAVPEAVTVKEAVPEATAMKEAVPEVTAVKEATTAAAVEPPGVPGVEATVEEAAVAEDTAGPSLAAAAAGAVAADVPLSTLSEQGTVGGGRVVAVIGAVVDVAFEGTLPPILSALEVTNRHPRLVLEVAQHLGGNTVRTIAMDGTEGLVRGQEVRDSGGPISIPVGAATLGRIINVIGEPIDERGPILAASRAAIHAEAPEFSEMSVEQEILVTGIKVVDMLAPYSKGGKIGLFGGAGVGKTVLIMELINNVAKAHGGYSVFAGVGERTREGNDLYHEMIESGVISLTDDTSKVALVYGQMNEPPGARARVALTGLTVAEYFRDQEGQDVLFFVDNIFRFTQAGSEVSALLGRIPSAVGYQPTLATDMGSMQERITTTTKGSITSVQAIYVPADDLTDPAPATTFAHLDATTVLSRGIAELGIYPAVDPLDSTSRIMDPNIIGPRHYSTARGVQKILQDYKSLQDIIAILGMDELSEEDKLTVSRARKVQRFMSQPFQVAEVFTGYEGKFVSLEETIRSFEEILAGKHDNLPEAAFYMVGGIEEAETKAQQLTATQ, from the exons AGTCAGGGgcgcgtggtggtggcggcgtggcgTGGGGGCGCCGGGGCGGTGCGGGTGGTGCCCTCGGCGGCCCCTCGCGCCGTGCACACGTCGGCCCCGGCGCGGGACAAGAAGGGCAGCAAGGTCCCGCCACTCCGCGATGCCACGGGACGCCCTGTGGCTACCCCTGAGGTGAAGCGCGCAGCGGCCAAAGTGGCGGGCTGGAAGGATACGTGGGACGTCCCCAAGGCGAGCCAGAAGAGCCAGGCTGGCACGCAGCAGGGTGGCTCGCTGCGGGATATCATTCAGGCCCATCCCGAGGTGCTCCGGCCCAGCAGTAAACAAGCTAGCAGCTCCTCTGACAGCGACGCCCCGACACCGCGCCGGCCTACGAGGGGCGCCTCCCCCACCAAGGCGGCTGCCGGCAAGGCAAAGGCTGCTAAAAAGGGAATCTCGGAGGTTGCAGCCGTGAAGGAATCCGTCGTCAATGCGAGGAACTCCAAAAATGGTGTCGCGAAGAAAACCCCGACGGCCGCCGCAGCAAGCGGTGAGGCGGCAGTGAAGGAGGCTGCTCCAAAGACTGAGGCCGCGAAGGAGGCCGCGCCAAAGCCTGAGGCCGCGAAGGAGGCCGCGCCAAAGCCTGAGGCCGCGAAGGAGGCCGCGCCAAAGCCTGAGGCCGCGAAGGAGGCCGCGCCAAAGCCTGAGGCCGCGAAGGAGGCCGCGCCAAAGCCTGAG GCCACAGCCGTGAAAGTGGCTGTGCCTGAGGCCACAGCCGTGAAGGAGGCTGTGCCTGAGGCCACAGCCGTGAAGGAGGCTGTGCCGGAGGCCACAGCCGTGAAGGAGGCTGTGCCGGAGGCCACAGCCGTGAAGGAGGCTGTGCCGGAGGCCACAGCTGTGAAGGAGGCTGTGCCGGAGGCCACAGCCGTGAAGGAGGCTGTGCCGGAGGCCACAGCCATGAAGGAGGCTGTGCCGGAG GCCGTAACCGTGAAGGAGGCTGTGCCGGAGGCCACAGCCATGAAGGAGGCTGTGCCGGAGGTCACAGCCGTGAAAGAGGCCACCACAGCAGCAGCCGTCGAGCCCCCGGGTGTCCCTGGAGTTGAGGCGACAGTCGAGGAGGCAGCCGTAGCTGAGGACACTGCAGGACCTTCTTTGGCGGcagctgctgctggtgctgtcgCCGCTGACGTCCCGCTTTCCACGCTTTCAGAGCAAG gCACCGTGGGTGGAGGCCGCGTGGTGGCTGTCATCGGCGCAGTGGTGGACGTGGCCTTCGAAGGGACGCTGCCGCCTATCCTCAGCGCCCTCGAGGTCACCAACAGACACCCGAGGCTCGTGCTGGAGGTGGCCCAACATCTCGGCGGCAACACTGTACGAACTATCGCCATGGACGGGACGGAGGGACTGGTGAGAGGTCAGGAGGTGAGGGACTCCGGGGGGCCCATCTCCATCCCCGTGGGCGCCGCTACCCTGGGGCGCATCATCAATGTGATAG GGGAGCCCATCGACGAGCGCGGGCCCATCCTCGCTGCCAGCCGTGCGGCCATCCACGCCGAGGCACCGGAGTTCTCGGAGATGAGCGTGGAGCAGGAGATTCTGGTGACGGGCATCAAGGTGGTGGACATGCTGGCGCCGTACTCCAAGGGCGGCAAGATTG GCCTCTTCGGCGGGGCGGGGGTCGGCAAGACGGTTCTCATTATGGAGCTGATCAACAATGTGGCCAAGGCTCACGGCGGCTACTCGGTCTTCGCGGGCGTCGGGGAGCGGACCAGGGAGGGGAACGACCTTTACCACGAGATGATAGAGTCTGGGGTCATCTCCCTCACGGATGACACTTCCAAG gtggcgcTGGTGTACGGGCAGATGAACGAGCCGCCGGGTGCCAGGGCGAGAGTGGCACTGACGGGGCTGACGGTGGCGGAGTACTTCAGGGACCAGGAGGGACAGGACGTGCTATTCTTCGTGGACAACATCTTCAG GTTCACCCAGGCTGGCTCGGAGGTGTCTGCCCTGCTTGGTCGCATCCCCTCAGCTGTAGGTTACCAGCCCACCCTGGCCACCGACATGGGGAGTATGCAGGAgaggatcaccaccaccaccaagggctCCATTACTTCcgtgcag GCCATCTATGTGCCAGCCGATGACCTGACAGACcccgcccccgccaccacctTCGCCCATCTCGACGCTACCACCGTGCTCTCCCGGGGCATCGCTGAGCTGGGCATCTACCCCGCCGTGGACCCCCTGGACTCCACCTCCCGCATCATGGACCCCAATATCATAGGACCCCGCCACTACTCCACGGCGAGAGGAGTCCAGAAGATATTGCAG GACTACAAATCCCTGCAGGACATCATTGCCATCCTGGGTATGGACGAACTCTCCGAGGAGGACAAACTCACAGTGTCACGGGCCCGCAAGGTGCAGCGCTTCATGTCCCAGCCCTTCCAGGTGGCCGAGGTCTTCACGGGCTACGAGGGGAAATTTGTCAGCCTGGAGGAGACCATTAGG aGCTTCGAGGAGATCCTGGCGGGGAAGCATGACAACCTACCCGAGGCGGCCTTCTACATGGTGGGCGGCATCGAGGAGGCGGAGACGAAGGCACAGCAGCTGACGGCgactcagtga
- the LOC126986384 gene encoding ATP synthase subunit beta, mitochondrial-like isoform X22, whose product MYRVTGVIQSQGRVVVAAWRGGAGAVRVVPSAAPRAVHTSAPARDKKGSKVPPLRDATGRPVATPEVKRAAAKVAGWKDTWDVPKASQKSQAGTQQGGSLRDIIQAHPEVLRPSSKQASSSSDSDAPTPRRPTRGASPTKAAAGKAKAAKKGISEVAAVKESVVNARNSKNGVAKKTPTAAAASGEAAVKEAAPKTEAAKEAAPKPEAAKEAAPKPEAAKEAAPKPEAAKEAAPKPEAAKEAAPKPEAAKEAAPKPEAAKEAAPKPEAAKEAASKPEATAVKEAVPEATAVKEAVPEATAVKEAVPEATAVKEAVPEATAVKEAVPEATAMKEAVPEAVTVKEAVPEATAMKEAVPEVTAVKEATTAAAVEPPGVPGVEATVEEAAVAEDTAGPSLAAAAAGAVAADVPLSTLSEQGTVGGGRVVAVIGAVVDVAFEGTLPPILSALEVTNRHPRLVLEVAQHLGGNTVRTIAMDGTEGLVRGQEVRDSGGPISIPVGAATLGRIINVIGEPIDERGPILAASRAAIHAEAPEFSEMSVEQEILVTGIKVVDMLAPYSKGGKIGLFGGAGVGKTVLIMELINNVAKAHGGYSVFAGVGERTREGNDLYHEMIESGVISLTDDTSKVALVYGQMNEPPGARARVALTGLTVAEYFRDQEGQDVLFFVDNIFRFTQAGSEVSALLGRIPSAVGYQPTLATDMGSMQERITTTTKGSITSVQAIYVPADDLTDPAPATTFAHLDATTVLSRGIAELGIYPAVDPLDSTSRIMDPNIIGPRHYSTARGVQKILQDYKSLQDIIAILGMDELSEEDKLTVSRARKVQRFMSQPFQVAEVFTGYEGKFVSLEETIRSFEEILAGKHDNLPEAAFYMVGGIEEAETKAQQLTATQ is encoded by the exons AGTCAGGGgcgcgtggtggtggcggcgtggcgTGGGGGCGCCGGGGCGGTGCGGGTGGTGCCCTCGGCGGCCCCTCGCGCCGTGCACACGTCGGCCCCGGCGCGGGACAAGAAGGGCAGCAAGGTCCCGCCACTCCGCGATGCCACGGGACGCCCTGTGGCTACCCCTGAGGTGAAGCGCGCAGCGGCCAAAGTGGCGGGCTGGAAGGATACGTGGGACGTCCCCAAGGCGAGCCAGAAGAGCCAGGCTGGCACGCAGCAGGGTGGCTCGCTGCGGGATATCATTCAGGCCCATCCCGAGGTGCTCCGGCCCAGCAGTAAACAAGCTAGCAGCTCCTCTGACAGCGACGCCCCGACACCGCGCCGGCCTACGAGGGGCGCCTCCCCCACCAAGGCGGCTGCCGGCAAGGCAAAGGCTGCTAAAAAGGGAATCTCGGAGGTTGCAGCCGTGAAGGAATCCGTCGTCAATGCGAGGAACTCCAAAAATGGTGTCGCGAAGAAAACCCCGACGGCCGCCGCAGCAAGCGGTGAGGCGGCAGTGAAGGAGGCTGCTCCAAAGACTGAGGCCGCGAAGGAGGCCGCGCCAAAGCCTGAGGCCGCGAAGGAGGCCGCGCCAAAGCCTGAGGCCGCGAAGGAGGCCGCGCCAAAGCCTGAGGCCGCGAAGGAGGCCGCGCCAAAGCCTGAGGCCGCGAAGGAGGCCGCGCCAAAGCCTGAG GCCGCGAAGGAGGCCGCCCCAAAGCCTGAGGCCGCGAAGGAGGCCGCGCCAAAGCCTGAGGCCGCGAAGGAGGCCGCGTCAAAGCCTGAG GCCACAGCCGTGAAA GAGGCTGTGCCGGAGGCCACAGCCGTGAAGGAGGCTGTGCCGGAGGCCACAGCCGTGAAGGAGGCTGTGCCGGAGGCCACAGCTGTGAAGGAGGCTGTGCCGGAGGCCACAGCCGTGAAGGAGGCTGTGCCGGAGGCCACAGCCATGAAGGAGGCTGTGCCGGAG GCCGTAACCGTGAAGGAGGCTGTGCCGGAGGCCACAGCCATGAAGGAGGCTGTGCCGGAGGTCACAGCCGTGAAAGAGGCCACCACAGCAGCAGCCGTCGAGCCCCCGGGTGTCCCTGGAGTTGAGGCGACAGTCGAGGAGGCAGCCGTAGCTGAGGACACTGCAGGACCTTCTTTGGCGGcagctgctgctggtgctgtcgCCGCTGACGTCCCGCTTTCCACGCTTTCAGAGCAAG gCACCGTGGGTGGAGGCCGCGTGGTGGCTGTCATCGGCGCAGTGGTGGACGTGGCCTTCGAAGGGACGCTGCCGCCTATCCTCAGCGCCCTCGAGGTCACCAACAGACACCCGAGGCTCGTGCTGGAGGTGGCCCAACATCTCGGCGGCAACACTGTACGAACTATCGCCATGGACGGGACGGAGGGACTGGTGAGAGGTCAGGAGGTGAGGGACTCCGGGGGGCCCATCTCCATCCCCGTGGGCGCCGCTACCCTGGGGCGCATCATCAATGTGATAG GGGAGCCCATCGACGAGCGCGGGCCCATCCTCGCTGCCAGCCGTGCGGCCATCCACGCCGAGGCACCGGAGTTCTCGGAGATGAGCGTGGAGCAGGAGATTCTGGTGACGGGCATCAAGGTGGTGGACATGCTGGCGCCGTACTCCAAGGGCGGCAAGATTG GCCTCTTCGGCGGGGCGGGGGTCGGCAAGACGGTTCTCATTATGGAGCTGATCAACAATGTGGCCAAGGCTCACGGCGGCTACTCGGTCTTCGCGGGCGTCGGGGAGCGGACCAGGGAGGGGAACGACCTTTACCACGAGATGATAGAGTCTGGGGTCATCTCCCTCACGGATGACACTTCCAAG gtggcgcTGGTGTACGGGCAGATGAACGAGCCGCCGGGTGCCAGGGCGAGAGTGGCACTGACGGGGCTGACGGTGGCGGAGTACTTCAGGGACCAGGAGGGACAGGACGTGCTATTCTTCGTGGACAACATCTTCAG GTTCACCCAGGCTGGCTCGGAGGTGTCTGCCCTGCTTGGTCGCATCCCCTCAGCTGTAGGTTACCAGCCCACCCTGGCCACCGACATGGGGAGTATGCAGGAgaggatcaccaccaccaccaagggctCCATTACTTCcgtgcag GCCATCTATGTGCCAGCCGATGACCTGACAGACcccgcccccgccaccacctTCGCCCATCTCGACGCTACCACCGTGCTCTCCCGGGGCATCGCTGAGCTGGGCATCTACCCCGCCGTGGACCCCCTGGACTCCACCTCCCGCATCATGGACCCCAATATCATAGGACCCCGCCACTACTCCACGGCGAGAGGAGTCCAGAAGATATTGCAG GACTACAAATCCCTGCAGGACATCATTGCCATCCTGGGTATGGACGAACTCTCCGAGGAGGACAAACTCACAGTGTCACGGGCCCGCAAGGTGCAGCGCTTCATGTCCCAGCCCTTCCAGGTGGCCGAGGTCTTCACGGGCTACGAGGGGAAATTTGTCAGCCTGGAGGAGACCATTAGG aGCTTCGAGGAGATCCTGGCGGGGAAGCATGACAACCTACCCGAGGCGGCCTTCTACATGGTGGGCGGCATCGAGGAGGCGGAGACGAAGGCACAGCAGCTGACGGCgactcagtga
- the LOC126986384 gene encoding ATP synthase subunit beta, mitochondrial-like isoform X15 produces the protein MYRVTGVIQSQGRVVVAAWRGGAGAVRVVPSAAPRAVHTSAPARDKKGSKVPPLRDATGRPVATPEVKRAAAKVAGWKDTWDVPKASQKSQAGTQQGGSLRDIIQAHPEVLRPSSKQASSSSDSDAPTPRRPTRGASPTKAAAGKAKAAKKGISEVAAVKESVVNARNSKNGVAKKTPTAAAASGEAAVKEAAPKTEAAKEAAPKPEAAKEAAPKPEAAKEAAPKPEAAKEAAPKPEAAKEAAPKPEAAKEAAPKPEAAKEAAPKPEAAKEAASKPEATAVKVAVPEATAVKEAVPEATAVKEAVPEATAVKEAVPEATAVKEAVPEATAVKEAVPEATAVKEAVPEATAMKEAVPEAVTVKEAVPEATAMKEAVPEVTAVKEATTAAAVEPPGVPGVEATVEEAAVAEDTAGPSLAAAAAGAVAADVPLSTLSEQGTVGGGRVVAVIGAVVDVAFEGTLPPILSALEVTNRHPRLVLEVAQHLGGNTVRTIAMDGTEGLVRGQEVRDSGGPISIPVGAATLGRIINVIGEPIDERGPILAASRAAIHAEAPEFSEMSVEQEILVTGIKVVDMLAPYSKGGKIGLFGGAGVGKTVLIMELINNVAKAHGGYSVFAGVGERTREGNDLYHEMIESGVISLTDDTSKVALVYGQMNEPPGARARVALTGLTVAEYFRDQEGQDVLFFVDNIFRFTQAGSEVSALLGRIPSAVGYQPTLATDMGSMQERITTTTKGSITSVQAIYVPADDLTDPAPATTFAHLDATTVLSRGIAELGIYPAVDPLDSTSRIMDPNIIGPRHYSTARGVQKILQDYKSLQDIIAILGMDELSEEDKLTVSRARKVQRFMSQPFQVAEVFTGYEGKFVSLEETIRSFEEILAGKHDNLPEAAFYMVGGIEEAETKAQQLTATQ, from the exons AGTCAGGGgcgcgtggtggtggcggcgtggcgTGGGGGCGCCGGGGCGGTGCGGGTGGTGCCCTCGGCGGCCCCTCGCGCCGTGCACACGTCGGCCCCGGCGCGGGACAAGAAGGGCAGCAAGGTCCCGCCACTCCGCGATGCCACGGGACGCCCTGTGGCTACCCCTGAGGTGAAGCGCGCAGCGGCCAAAGTGGCGGGCTGGAAGGATACGTGGGACGTCCCCAAGGCGAGCCAGAAGAGCCAGGCTGGCACGCAGCAGGGTGGCTCGCTGCGGGATATCATTCAGGCCCATCCCGAGGTGCTCCGGCCCAGCAGTAAACAAGCTAGCAGCTCCTCTGACAGCGACGCCCCGACACCGCGCCGGCCTACGAGGGGCGCCTCCCCCACCAAGGCGGCTGCCGGCAAGGCAAAGGCTGCTAAAAAGGGAATCTCGGAGGTTGCAGCCGTGAAGGAATCCGTCGTCAATGCGAGGAACTCCAAAAATGGTGTCGCGAAGAAAACCCCGACGGCCGCCGCAGCAAGCGGTGAGGCGGCAGTGAAGGAGGCTGCTCCAAAGACTGAGGCCGCGAAGGAGGCCGCGCCAAAGCCTGAGGCCGCGAAGGAGGCCGCGCCAAAGCCTGAGGCCGCGAAGGAGGCCGCGCCAAAGCCTGAGGCCGCGAAGGAGGCCGCGCCAAAGCCTGAGGCCGCGAAGGAGGCCGCGCCAAAGCCTGAG GCCGCGAAGGAGGCCGCCCCAAAGCCTGAGGCCGCGAAGGAGGCCGCGCCAAAGCCTGAGGCCGCGAAGGAGGCCGCGTCAAAGCCTGAG GCCACAGCCGTGAAAGTGGCTGTGCCTGAGGCCACAGCCGTGAAGGAGGCTGTGCCTGAGGCCACAGCCGTGAAGGAGGCTGTGCCGGAGGCCACAGCCGTGAAGGAGGCTGTGCCGGAGGCCACAGCCGTGAAGGAGGCTGTGCCGGAGGCCACAGCTGTGAAGGAGGCTGTGCCGGAGGCCACAGCCGTGAAGGAGGCTGTGCCGGAGGCCACAGCCATGAAGGAGGCTGTGCCGGAG GCCGTAACCGTGAAGGAGGCTGTGCCGGAGGCCACAGCCATGAAGGAGGCTGTGCCGGAGGTCACAGCCGTGAAAGAGGCCACCACAGCAGCAGCCGTCGAGCCCCCGGGTGTCCCTGGAGTTGAGGCGACAGTCGAGGAGGCAGCCGTAGCTGAGGACACTGCAGGACCTTCTTTGGCGGcagctgctgctggtgctgtcgCCGCTGACGTCCCGCTTTCCACGCTTTCAGAGCAAG gCACCGTGGGTGGAGGCCGCGTGGTGGCTGTCATCGGCGCAGTGGTGGACGTGGCCTTCGAAGGGACGCTGCCGCCTATCCTCAGCGCCCTCGAGGTCACCAACAGACACCCGAGGCTCGTGCTGGAGGTGGCCCAACATCTCGGCGGCAACACTGTACGAACTATCGCCATGGACGGGACGGAGGGACTGGTGAGAGGTCAGGAGGTGAGGGACTCCGGGGGGCCCATCTCCATCCCCGTGGGCGCCGCTACCCTGGGGCGCATCATCAATGTGATAG GGGAGCCCATCGACGAGCGCGGGCCCATCCTCGCTGCCAGCCGTGCGGCCATCCACGCCGAGGCACCGGAGTTCTCGGAGATGAGCGTGGAGCAGGAGATTCTGGTGACGGGCATCAAGGTGGTGGACATGCTGGCGCCGTACTCCAAGGGCGGCAAGATTG GCCTCTTCGGCGGGGCGGGGGTCGGCAAGACGGTTCTCATTATGGAGCTGATCAACAATGTGGCCAAGGCTCACGGCGGCTACTCGGTCTTCGCGGGCGTCGGGGAGCGGACCAGGGAGGGGAACGACCTTTACCACGAGATGATAGAGTCTGGGGTCATCTCCCTCACGGATGACACTTCCAAG gtggcgcTGGTGTACGGGCAGATGAACGAGCCGCCGGGTGCCAGGGCGAGAGTGGCACTGACGGGGCTGACGGTGGCGGAGTACTTCAGGGACCAGGAGGGACAGGACGTGCTATTCTTCGTGGACAACATCTTCAG GTTCACCCAGGCTGGCTCGGAGGTGTCTGCCCTGCTTGGTCGCATCCCCTCAGCTGTAGGTTACCAGCCCACCCTGGCCACCGACATGGGGAGTATGCAGGAgaggatcaccaccaccaccaagggctCCATTACTTCcgtgcag GCCATCTATGTGCCAGCCGATGACCTGACAGACcccgcccccgccaccacctTCGCCCATCTCGACGCTACCACCGTGCTCTCCCGGGGCATCGCTGAGCTGGGCATCTACCCCGCCGTGGACCCCCTGGACTCCACCTCCCGCATCATGGACCCCAATATCATAGGACCCCGCCACTACTCCACGGCGAGAGGAGTCCAGAAGATATTGCAG GACTACAAATCCCTGCAGGACATCATTGCCATCCTGGGTATGGACGAACTCTCCGAGGAGGACAAACTCACAGTGTCACGGGCCCGCAAGGTGCAGCGCTTCATGTCCCAGCCCTTCCAGGTGGCCGAGGTCTTCACGGGCTACGAGGGGAAATTTGTCAGCCTGGAGGAGACCATTAGG aGCTTCGAGGAGATCCTGGCGGGGAAGCATGACAACCTACCCGAGGCGGCCTTCTACATGGTGGGCGGCATCGAGGAGGCGGAGACGAAGGCACAGCAGCTGACGGCgactcagtga